From Novosphingobium resinovorum, the proteins below share one genomic window:
- a CDS encoding phage tail tip lysozyme, translated as MATHILDAFLIKFGIETSEFEDSERDIRDRSKRLREDSKKTFDGMEAGSKKFGSSIKNVRNEVVGLGLAFMGARSITDMIGNMMTGAASAERLGTTMGMTTRQVWSWRQAMKGVGGQNGDADAALQSIQKLRMAFQQGQIDPASSGILSRLGVSGNDLRNSNPGDIMRKLSGAQSRMDPELFSSLLSQIGLSGPVTYFLMKGQSSVEQLLDKYEESADQQEELAKKTEDVQQKMAELNTSIQGKLVPVLVRVADGLEKILSILPGGGDAKTRSSSEGRKVLWEDKVFGGLFTIYADKAPKPGGQNLAQSRGQAPVGALNSGNEAQIKQFLTNKGVGSARTLGIMGALFAESKMDPKAVNPTSGAFGINQWLGSRKAELGRRYGVDKNGNPTANLQQQLEFLWWELNGGDHGGKAVLRQNTAAGTARTMIEKFLRPAKGYETTSDLRRAQNYMSSRGGGNITIQNMTVQTKDAASFQRDMRAQVRRHTVAKADQGVAP; from the coding sequence ATGGCCACGCATATCCTAGACGCATTCCTGATCAAGTTCGGCATCGAAACCAGCGAGTTCGAGGATAGCGAGCGCGATATCCGCGACCGCTCCAAGCGCCTGCGGGAGGACTCGAAGAAGACCTTCGACGGCATGGAGGCCGGGAGCAAGAAGTTCGGCTCCTCAATCAAGAACGTCCGTAACGAGGTCGTTGGCCTGGGTCTCGCATTCATGGGCGCCCGCTCGATCACGGATATGATCGGGAACATGATGACCGGCGCAGCGTCGGCGGAGCGCTTGGGCACCACAATGGGTATGACCACCCGTCAGGTGTGGTCCTGGCGCCAGGCGATGAAGGGCGTCGGGGGGCAGAACGGAGATGCCGACGCGGCGCTGCAGTCGATCCAGAAGCTGCGGATGGCATTCCAGCAGGGGCAGATTGATCCGGCGTCCTCTGGTATACTGTCTCGCCTGGGTGTCAGCGGCAATGACCTGCGTAACAGCAACCCCGGCGACATCATGCGCAAACTCTCGGGCGCGCAGTCCCGCATGGACCCGGAATTGTTCTCCAGCCTGCTCTCGCAGATCGGCTTGAGTGGGCCTGTCACGTATTTCCTGATGAAGGGCCAAAGCAGCGTGGAGCAGCTGCTAGACAAGTACGAGGAAAGTGCGGACCAGCAGGAGGAACTGGCAAAAAAGACCGAGGACGTCCAGCAGAAGATGGCCGAGCTTAACACGAGCATTCAGGGAAAGCTTGTTCCTGTTCTCGTGCGCGTTGCAGACGGTCTCGAAAAAATTCTATCGATCCTTCCTGGCGGCGGCGACGCGAAGACGAGGTCTTCTTCCGAGGGCCGTAAGGTGCTTTGGGAAGACAAGGTATTCGGCGGGCTGTTCACGATATACGCGGACAAGGCACCCAAGCCAGGTGGTCAGAACCTTGCGCAATCACGAGGTCAGGCGCCGGTCGGCGCTTTGAACTCCGGCAATGAAGCCCAAATCAAGCAGTTCCTGACGAACAAGGGCGTCGGTAGTGCGCGCACGCTCGGCATCATGGGGGCCTTGTTCGCTGAGAGTAAGATGGACCCCAAGGCCGTTAACCCGACCTCGGGCGCATTCGGCATCAATCAGTGGCTCGGCTCTCGCAAGGCAGAGCTCGGCCGCCGCTACGGCGTCGATAAAAACGGAAATCCCACAGCCAACCTGCAGCAGCAGCTTGAATTCCTGTGGTGGGAATTGAACGGCGGTGATCACGGCGGGAAGGCAGTGCTCCGTCAGAATACTGCGGCAGGCACGGCACGGACGATGATCGAGAAGTTCCTGCGGCCCGCCAAGGGCTACGAGACGACGAGCGATCTTCGCCGCGCCCAGAACTACATGAGTAGCCGCGGCGGTGGCAACATCACCATCCAGAATATGACGGTGCAGACGAAGGATGCCGCCAGCTTCCAGCGCGACATGCGCGCGCAGGTCCGCCGCCACACCGTGGCCAAGGCTGATCAGGGCGTGGCCCCCTGA
- a CDS encoding baseplate hub protein — MAFSKRKISLQFQLGQGDFGEAGMDTVTLDDLRCSVNIVRAGIGYAQADITVYGMKLDLMNKLTVTQKFFFENQRYNQVIVSAGDEQSGMAMCFGGTIMEAWADGRQAPDVAFHVSAQSGAFELMKPVRPVSFRGSVDAALMLSGIAGQMGYSFENSGVTATLVDPYKPGSAKSQIASICRDIDCLSDVDDSTKVVAVWPKGKARGAQAVLISKDTGLVSYPSYTQSGVQFSSIYNPNIVFGAALQLESQFTPASGQWAAYHIAHRLESEVPNGQWFTDVECNYLDYVA; from the coding sequence ATGGCCTTCTCCAAACGCAAGATTTCGCTCCAGTTTCAGCTGGGGCAAGGCGACTTCGGCGAGGCGGGCATGGACACGGTCACGCTCGACGACCTGCGATGCTCGGTGAACATCGTCCGCGCTGGCATCGGCTATGCGCAGGCAGATATCACGGTCTACGGCATGAAGCTGGACCTGATGAACAAGCTGACGGTGACGCAGAAGTTCTTCTTCGAAAACCAGCGATACAACCAGGTAATCGTCAGCGCGGGCGATGAGCAGTCTGGCATGGCCATGTGCTTTGGCGGGACGATCATGGAGGCATGGGCAGACGGCCGCCAAGCTCCCGACGTGGCGTTCCATGTGTCTGCGCAGTCTGGTGCGTTCGAATTGATGAAGCCGGTGCGGCCGGTCAGCTTCCGGGGATCGGTAGACGCGGCCCTCATGCTGTCCGGTATTGCGGGGCAGATGGGCTACAGCTTCGAGAACAGCGGCGTCACGGCCACCCTCGTCGATCCCTACAAGCCCGGTTCGGCGAAATCTCAGATCGCGTCCATCTGCCGGGATATCGACTGCCTCTCAGACGTCGATGATTCAACCAAGGTCGTCGCAGTGTGGCCGAAGGGTAAGGCGCGAGGCGCGCAGGCGGTCCTGATCTCTAAGGATACCGGCCTCGTCAGCTACCCTAGCTACACGCAAAGCGGCGTCCAGTTCTCCTCGATCTACAACCCCAACATCGTTTTCGGGGCGGCTCTCCAGCTGGAGAGCCAGTTCACCCCGGCGAGCGGGCAGTGGGCCGCCTACCATATCGCTCACCGCCTCGAATCAGAGGTGCCGAACGGACAGTGGTTCACCGACGTCGAGTGCAATTATCTGGATTACGTGGCATGA
- a CDS encoding Gp138 family membrane-puncturing spike protein, whose translation MTENYTGFGGIAQTQDDYSVADFIARQIMNGMATSAIVEVKAVHTNGEDVTVDVQPMVHQIDGAGTGIPHGIIHGLPVFSLRGGPCVIRINPRVGDIGQVKFCSSDISTVKKTKAPANPSTRRRFDWSDGIYYGAILPKQAATTIIEVDGDGNVLIISPAVKMAVTDKVDITGIVDASGEYQVGGTKVVGEQQSAITDPTGGSTVDNGARTAIGGILSALRAHGLIAS comes from the coding sequence ATGACCGAGAACTACACCGGCTTCGGCGGCATAGCCCAGACGCAAGACGATTACTCCGTCGCGGATTTCATCGCGCGCCAGATCATGAACGGCATGGCCACGTCCGCCATTGTCGAGGTTAAGGCCGTCCACACCAACGGCGAGGACGTGACGGTAGACGTGCAACCGATGGTGCATCAGATCGACGGCGCCGGAACCGGCATCCCGCATGGCATCATCCATGGTCTACCCGTTTTCTCGCTTCGCGGCGGCCCGTGCGTGATCCGCATCAACCCGCGCGTCGGCGATATCGGGCAGGTAAAGTTCTGCAGCAGCGACATCTCCACGGTGAAGAAGACGAAGGCGCCGGCGAACCCATCGACCCGCCGTCGCTTCGACTGGTCCGACGGGATCTACTACGGCGCGATTCTGCCGAAGCAGGCGGCCACGACCATCATCGAGGTCGATGGCGACGGCAACGTCTTGATCATCTCCCCGGCCGTGAAGATGGCGGTCACCGACAAGGTCGATATCACCGGGATCGTCGATGCCTCCGGCGAGTATCAGGTGGGCGGCACAAAGGTCGTCGGCGAGCAGCAGAGCGCGATCACGGACCCTACTGGAGGCTCGACCGTCGATAACGGCGCGCGCACCGCGATCGGGGGCATCCTTTCGGCACTAAGGGCACACGGTCTGATCGCCTCGTAG
- a CDS encoding baseplate J/gp47 family protein: MSNVPSPVFAATGLSVPAESAVKAGVWADFQAAFGGGLNESDATGQGQLVAALTAIIGARNDLLLQYVNLIDPAFTSGRMQDGIGRIYYQTRISARATVVGVLCTGADGTLIPAGSLAQASDGTIYQCLSSITIPSTGSISATFQAITTGPIACPAGTLNTIYRVVPGWDSITNPADGVVGRMAETPAEFEQRRSASVAVNATGILPAVRGAVLSVDGVVDAFVTENDTDDVRTEGTVDIAPSSLYVAVYGGLDVDVAAAIWSKKQPGCAYTGGTTINVADRASGYSPPYPTYPVKFQRATPLPIFIAISIADNGLVPADAQDAIRTAVVSAFNGGDGLPRARIGGKIYALRFATAVQSAGAWSQVVSISIGTAASPTGSEVDVPIDRMPTISADNISLTLT; the protein is encoded by the coding sequence ATGAGCAACGTCCCCTCCCCCGTGTTCGCTGCCACCGGCCTGTCTGTCCCTGCAGAATCGGCCGTCAAGGCTGGCGTCTGGGCAGATTTCCAAGCCGCGTTCGGCGGCGGCCTCAATGAGAGCGACGCGACCGGGCAAGGCCAGCTCGTCGCCGCGCTCACCGCGATCATCGGCGCGCGCAACGATCTGCTGTTGCAGTACGTGAACCTGATTGACCCGGCGTTCACGAGCGGCCGCATGCAGGATGGGATCGGCCGGATTTATTACCAGACCCGCATCTCGGCCCGCGCTACTGTCGTCGGCGTGCTCTGCACTGGCGCGGACGGCACCCTGATCCCGGCTGGCTCTCTCGCGCAGGCCAGCGACGGCACGATCTACCAGTGCCTTTCGTCGATCACGATCCCGAGCACCGGAAGCATCAGTGCCACCTTCCAGGCGATCACGACGGGTCCGATCGCTTGCCCGGCCGGGACGCTGAACACGATCTACCGAGTCGTCCCCGGCTGGGATTCGATCACGAACCCCGCCGACGGCGTCGTCGGCCGCATGGCTGAAACCCCCGCCGAGTTCGAGCAGCGCCGATCCGCCTCGGTCGCCGTGAATGCGACGGGCATCCTTCCCGCCGTGCGCGGCGCGGTCCTGTCGGTAGACGGCGTGGTGGACGCCTTCGTCACCGAAAACGACACCGACGACGTCCGAACCGAGGGCACCGTCGATATCGCCCCGAGCTCGCTCTACGTGGCGGTCTACGGCGGCCTCGACGTCGATGTCGCCGCGGCGATCTGGTCGAAGAAGCAGCCGGGTTGCGCTTACACCGGAGGGACGACCATCAACGTCGCCGACCGCGCTTCCGGGTATAGCCCGCCCTATCCAACCTACCCGGTCAAATTCCAGCGCGCCACGCCGCTCCCGATCTTCATCGCGATCTCGATCGCAGACAACGGCCTTGTCCCTGCCGATGCGCAGGACGCCATCCGCACGGCCGTCGTCAGCGCCTTCAACGGTGGCGACGGGCTTCCTCGCGCGCGCATCGGCGGCAAAATCTATGCCCTCCGCTTCGCAACGGCCGTTCAGTCAGCTGGAGCATGGTCGCAGGTCGTCTCGATCAGCATTGGCACCGCAGCGAGCCCGACCGGATCCGAGGTCGACGTTCCGATTGATCGCATGCCCACGATCTCCGCCGACAACATCTCGCTGACCCTCACATGA
- a CDS encoding DUF2612 domain-containing protein: MTTLVPFVSQPLGFTGTDDGGQALFFNGRQVLLSQYANSPVMIALIDAFSQALDPQAFFNAFYDAVWNIDDAQGFGLDIWGRIVGVTRALYVSDEDYLGFSEASDAFPFGEGIFYGGGNFTPNYKLSDDAFRRLIMAKAALNITDASIPAINAILMALFPDHGNVYVRDNLDMTITYVFGAPLSKVDYAIVSQSGALPKPIGVSFTVEQP; encoded by the coding sequence ATGACCACTCTCGTCCCCTTCGTCAGTCAACCGCTCGGCTTCACCGGGACCGACGATGGTGGCCAAGCGCTGTTTTTCAACGGCCGTCAGGTGCTTCTCTCGCAATACGCGAATAGCCCGGTGATGATCGCGCTCATCGACGCTTTCAGCCAAGCGCTCGACCCGCAGGCGTTCTTCAACGCCTTCTACGACGCTGTCTGGAACATCGACGACGCTCAAGGCTTCGGCCTCGACATCTGGGGTCGCATCGTCGGCGTCACGCGCGCGCTATATGTCTCGGATGAAGACTATCTGGGATTCTCGGAAGCCAGCGACGCCTTCCCGTTCGGCGAGGGCATCTTCTACGGGGGCGGCAACTTCACGCCCAACTACAAGCTCAGCGATGATGCGTTCCGACGCCTGATCATGGCTAAGGCCGCGCTCAATATCACCGACGCCTCGATCCCGGCGATCAACGCCATCCTCATGGCTCTCTTTCCGGACCACGGGAACGTCTACGTGCGGGACAACCTCGACATGACGATCACCTACGTGTTCGGCGCGCCCCTATCCAAGGTCGATTACGCGATCGTCTCCCAGTCCGGTGCCCTGCCGAAGCCCATCGGCGTTTCCTTCACAGTCGAGCAACCCTGA
- a CDS encoding gp53-like domain-containing protein: MQQSDLPARFNIPFANNAGASYIRQIPQAHQTPTTSDAPASLFDGFPPETFQPVASGGIPPSGADFNGLFNQMTAALRWLAAGGPSLFNAGFSVAIGGYPKGAILTSMVDPRNRWVSTVDNNTTDPDGYSPENWVKYGTQSFERDTSGNWKRTSPDGYIEMGGIYAGPISSGGEFAITFTFPFGGFPNEFLGMTAMTRNTTSSNDGDTTFQEISATTTSIRLFVQSDQGSGSHDRAGGFRWRAWGI, encoded by the coding sequence ATGCAGCAGAGTGATCTTCCCGCCCGCTTCAATATTCCGTTCGCGAACAACGCCGGCGCGAGCTACATCCGTCAGATTCCGCAGGCGCATCAAACGCCTACGACTTCCGACGCGCCTGCCAGCCTGTTTGATGGGTTTCCGCCCGAGACGTTTCAGCCTGTCGCGAGCGGCGGCATTCCTCCGAGCGGCGCGGACTTCAATGGCCTGTTCAACCAGATGACGGCGGCCCTGCGCTGGCTAGCCGCTGGCGGCCCCTCCCTGTTCAATGCGGGTTTCTCGGTCGCGATCGGCGGCTACCCCAAGGGCGCCATCCTCACCTCGATGGTAGACCCTCGCAATCGCTGGGTTTCGACCGTGGACAACAACACGACGGACCCTGATGGTTATTCGCCCGAGAACTGGGTCAAATATGGCACCCAGTCGTTCGAGCGGGACACCTCCGGCAACTGGAAGCGCACTAGCCCCGACGGATACATCGAAATGGGCGGCATCTATGCGGGTCCGATCAGCAGCGGCGGTGAGTTTGCCATCACCTTCACCTTCCCCTTCGGAGGCTTCCCGAACGAGTTCCTCGGCATGACCGCGATGACGCGTAACACGACCAGCAGCAACGACGGGGATACCACCTTCCAGGAGATTTCCGCGACCACAACCTCGATCCGACTGTTCGTGCAATCCGATCAAGGCTCGGGCTCACATGACCGCGCTGGTGGCTTCCGCTGGAGGGCATGGGGCATCTGA
- a CDS encoding GDSL-type esterase/lipase family protein, whose translation MASTLVDLVKITSNSTGTGAITLGSSVAGYRGFEALTNGEVYSYSIQDGDAWEFGRGTFMSATGQFIRTPIDSSDGGAAINLRQNAQIAFVALSEDLDAVQLSNAAVAAAEQVAIDAAQVAADRAIVEAGSKTVVNGEAVYPNTYASTVPQGVINLSNDGITTGSGGTPGTYAGGVTGGPNGFSWEYSIGLDGKIASYEITSPGISTDTTAPTLSYGSGSITGAVVPTATVAARIAQASSYWAISTDGSTLDLYSNVAGSPSPVLDPTGDQVKVFVSAGAEKVVDAAESWAQSPTAPDPLDPTSKSAKGWAGEAQAQSTNLSNATFAKYFVFPGFVRSDNGRIDTTTTPGVYVNTGYLDLDEINLAEINLQGGTGAYSIAYYTSAFALISGVAASSNDAYVNTIPAIPSNAAWAALSARATQGSQRLLVAVKPAKFLDGQPDAGLMGNGNLFTLLRSPGYYNNASPPVLVADPNWINSDPIKVTPGYQISYDAYASTTVSILRYTDASGAYAGRVLGTAANTRNTINAIVPGAAAYTGSIFGTTLTVTAIASGTLSVGSVVGGASAGTIITALGTGTGGTGTYTVNNSQTLASGALTQPAAQFAQMSAGNPGALGAAATSPTMPNTIKYGPAASTGLAAPSTLEIAVGDNLKTYITANGFVTSTGTTPNADANWRRTPSRLTMRAAGEGKRYIAYEARGSNSMSLISAVDGSGTVVGSVLGSGSFTQFKGTFEVPDTAVSVHLCHAAAYPATFQYLIQQPATGAPVIAPTANIGTIPDSRSSTQYPTYRTLLENRFGCSVQQLGLPGATVQTTSADTYLSTVTSALPNPRMIVILPGGNDAGAAGSVGTFSASSPNGVAGEAVKTIPTAPYPATPTGLSFIEYIYITGAKLRDFYKDIRTRAGIVGGDTEAQKSAKLAAVQKTLIVWITDLPQQRGDASNPFSLPANHERKRQAVIEVAKLLKMPFVDIQGKYPIDMSLEPFYVAPTTPGINNGNLTEDGLHWNEVLQSVGVDMLAAEVG comes from the coding sequence ATGGCTTCAACGCTTGTCGACCTGGTAAAAATCACTTCGAATAGCACTGGAACCGGCGCGATCACGCTGGGATCATCGGTTGCGGGATATCGCGGCTTCGAGGCGCTGACGAACGGCGAGGTCTACAGCTATTCGATCCAAGATGGAGATGCATGGGAGTTCGGTCGCGGCACCTTCATGTCCGCGACGGGGCAGTTCATCCGAACGCCGATCGATTCGAGCGATGGCGGCGCCGCGATCAACCTCAGGCAGAATGCCCAGATCGCTTTCGTCGCGCTCTCCGAAGATCTCGACGCCGTCCAGTTAAGCAATGCTGCAGTGGCAGCGGCCGAGCAGGTTGCGATAGATGCCGCCCAGGTTGCTGCTGACCGCGCAATCGTCGAGGCCGGGAGCAAGACGGTCGTCAACGGTGAGGCCGTCTATCCGAACACCTATGCGAGCACTGTCCCACAGGGCGTAATCAATCTTTCGAACGACGGCATTACCACCGGCTCTGGTGGCACGCCCGGTACGTATGCTGGCGGCGTGACGGGGGGGCCAAACGGTTTTTCATGGGAATACTCGATCGGGCTTGATGGCAAAATCGCGTCCTACGAGATCACCAGCCCCGGTATCAGCACCGACACCACCGCGCCGACGCTGAGCTACGGCAGCGGATCCATCACTGGCGCCGTTGTACCGACCGCCACTGTTGCCGCCCGGATTGCCCAGGCATCCAGCTATTGGGCGATCTCCACCGACGGCTCGACGCTTGACCTCTACAGCAATGTGGCAGGATCACCGTCTCCCGTTCTCGATCCCACCGGAGACCAAGTAAAGGTCTTTGTCTCCGCTGGCGCTGAGAAGGTTGTAGATGCGGCCGAATCCTGGGCCCAATCCCCCACCGCACCCGACCCGCTCGACCCGACGAGCAAGAGCGCGAAGGGATGGGCGGGGGAGGCACAAGCACAATCCACCAACCTTTCCAACGCCACTTTCGCCAAGTACTTCGTCTTCCCCGGCTTCGTGCGTTCTGACAATGGCCGCATCGACACGACGACAACCCCCGGCGTCTACGTCAACACCGGCTACCTTGATCTGGACGAGATCAACCTTGCCGAAATCAACCTGCAGGGAGGCACCGGGGCCTATTCTATCGCCTACTATACCAGCGCTTTTGCGCTTATTTCGGGCGTGGCAGCATCGAGCAATGACGCTTACGTCAACACCATCCCAGCTATCCCGTCGAATGCCGCGTGGGCTGCCCTGTCTGCCCGCGCCACGCAAGGATCTCAGCGGCTTCTCGTAGCGGTGAAGCCCGCCAAGTTCCTCGACGGCCAACCCGATGCGGGGCTGATGGGCAACGGCAACCTGTTCACGCTGCTGCGCTCACCGGGCTACTACAATAACGCATCGCCGCCCGTGCTGGTGGCCGACCCCAACTGGATCAATTCGGACCCGATCAAGGTAACTCCGGGCTACCAGATTAGCTATGACGCCTATGCCTCGACGACCGTTTCTATCCTTCGCTACACCGATGCGTCGGGCGCCTATGCGGGTCGGGTTCTGGGGACAGCGGCCAATACGCGCAACACGATCAACGCCATCGTCCCAGGAGCGGCTGCTTATACCGGGTCGATTTTCGGAACGACGCTGACGGTCACGGCGATCGCGTCAGGCACGCTTTCGGTAGGTTCTGTGGTTGGCGGCGCGTCGGCCGGGACGATCATCACGGCGCTTGGCACCGGCACTGGCGGAACTGGCACTTATACCGTCAACAACTCGCAGACATTGGCGAGCGGCGCGCTAACCCAACCCGCAGCGCAGTTCGCGCAAATGTCCGCTGGAAACCCCGGCGCGCTGGGCGCTGCGGCAACCTCCCCGACGATGCCGAACACGATCAAGTACGGTCCTGCGGCATCAACCGGGCTGGCTGCTCCGTCCACGCTTGAAATCGCGGTGGGCGACAACCTCAAGACGTACATCACCGCCAACGGCTTCGTCACGTCTACGGGCACGACGCCTAATGCCGATGCCAACTGGAGACGCACCCCTTCCCGCCTGACGATGCGCGCTGCCGGTGAGGGCAAACGTTACATCGCGTATGAGGCGCGCGGCAGTAACAGCATGAGCCTGATTTCTGCCGTTGACGGCAGCGGAACTGTTGTCGGTTCGGTTCTCGGCTCCGGTTCGTTTACGCAGTTCAAGGGCACTTTCGAGGTTCCTGATACGGCGGTTTCCGTCCACCTTTGCCATGCGGCTGCGTACCCAGCAACGTTCCAGTACCTCATTCAGCAGCCTGCGACCGGCGCCCCGGTCATCGCGCCCACTGCAAACATCGGGACCATCCCTGACAGCCGCAGTTCGACGCAGTACCCAACCTATCGGACGCTGCTTGAAAATCGCTTTGGCTGCTCTGTTCAGCAACTCGGGCTCCCCGGCGCAACGGTGCAGACCACTTCGGCGGATACCTATCTGAGCACCGTCACCAGCGCGCTTCCCAATCCGCGCATGATTGTCATCCTGCCGGGAGGTAACGATGCAGGCGCGGCAGGCAGTGTAGGAACCTTCTCCGCGTCCAGCCCCAACGGCGTAGCAGGCGAGGCAGTTAAAACCATTCCCACAGCGCCCTACCCTGCCACCCCAACCGGTCTTTCGTTCATCGAATACATTTACATCACCGGGGCCAAGCTGCGCGATTTCTACAAGGATATCCGCACGCGCGCCGGGATCGTCGGCGGCGATACGGAGGCGCAGAAGTCGGCAAAGCTGGCGGCGGTACAAAAGACGCTGATCGTCTGGATCACTGACCTTCCGCAGCAGCGAGGTGACGCCTCAAATCCGTTCTCGCTGCCCGCCAACCACGAACGCAAGCGACAGGCCGTCATCGAAGTCGCCAAGCTGCTCAAGATGCCCTTCGTTGACATTCAGGGCAAATACCCGATCGATATGAGCCTTGAGCCATTTTACGTCGCGCCTACCACTCCCGGCATCAACAACGGCAATCTCACTGAGGACGGACTCCATTGGAACGAAGTCTTGCAAAGTGTCGGCGTAGATATGCTGGCTGCGGAGGTCGGCTGA
- a CDS encoding lysozyme, whose product MPEVDPRQSAFDAVRAISRRGLFNDLGNVLAFDNLLDAFGAPRMPTILHLGPEGETLIKKWEGYKKDLGDGRVQAYPDPATGGAPWTIGWGSTGTDVKQGTIWTREKAQQRFASHIEEEAAPAVRKGIGSAPTTQRQFDAMVSLAYNIGVANFLKSTLLKKHVAGDYAGAAAQFAVWNKAAGKVMQGLVNRRADEAKLYGSK is encoded by the coding sequence GTGCCAGAGGTAGACCCCCGTCAGTCCGCATTCGATGCAGTGCGCGCGATCTCGCGCCGCGGCCTGTTCAATGATCTCGGCAACGTCCTCGCCTTCGACAATCTCCTAGACGCATTTGGAGCACCGCGCATGCCCACCATCCTTCATCTCGGCCCGGAAGGCGAAACGCTCATCAAGAAGTGGGAAGGCTACAAGAAAGACCTCGGCGATGGCCGGGTGCAGGCGTATCCCGACCCGGCGACCGGCGGAGCACCGTGGACGATCGGCTGGGGCAGCACCGGCACCGACGTGAAGCAGGGCACCATCTGGACAAGGGAGAAGGCCCAGCAGCGTTTCGCCTCCCATATCGAGGAGGAGGCCGCCCCCGCCGTCCGCAAGGGCATCGGCAGCGCGCCGACGACGCAGCGTCAGTTCGATGCGATGGTGTCGTTGGCCTACAACATCGGTGTCGCGAACTTCCTCAAGTCCACGCTGCTCAAGAAGCATGTGGCAGGCGACTACGCCGGTGCCGCAGCGCAGTTCGCCGTCTGGAACAAGGCGGCCGGGAAAGTTATGCAAGGCCTCGTCAACCGCCGCGCCGACGAGGCGAAGCTCTATGGGAGCAAGTGA
- a CDS encoding phage holin family protein, protein MEHFSLSDWLTSLGYGLLAGIAGGLGYVMRENDKGNPLNAWRALTEIASSGLVGFLVMLLCQAMKIDPLWTGFIVGIFGWLGANVSIRLLERIVYERLGIKLRANTDKRVEAAKAQEEERP, encoded by the coding sequence GTGGAACACTTCTCGCTTTCCGACTGGCTCACCTCGCTCGGCTATGGCCTGCTGGCGGGCATCGCGGGCGGCCTAGGCTACGTCATGCGCGAAAACGACAAGGGTAACCCGCTGAACGCCTGGCGTGCCCTGACCGAGATCGCCTCGTCCGGTCTGGTCGGCTTCCTCGTGATGCTGCTGTGCCAGGCCATGAAGATCGACCCGCTCTGGACCGGCTTCATCGTTGGCATATTTGGCTGGCTTGGGGCGAACGTGTCGATCCGGCTGCTGGAGCGCATCGTCTACGAACGCCTCGGCATCAAGCTCCGCGCCAATACCGACAAGCGCGTGGAGGCCGCCAAGGCCCAAGAGGAGGAACGGCCGTGA
- the lysC gene encoding Rz1-like lysis system protein LysC produces the protein MRKFVNSCLVACLLTCAACSNSKSEIASAPPLAYEGIPAGLMERCTVQDVPQETVASIIESRGIYIKAFNKCAAKVDAIREHDARARAVE, from the coding sequence ATGCGGAAGTTCGTGAACTCATGTCTCGTCGCTTGCCTGCTGACCTGCGCCGCCTGCTCGAACAGCAAAAGTGAGATCGCCTCTGCGCCTCCGCTGGCGTACGAGGGCATCCCCGCTGGGCTGATGGAGCGCTGCACCGTACAGGACGTTCCGCAGGAAACGGTGGCCTCGATCATCGAGAGCCGCGGCATCTACATCAAGGCGTTCAACAAGTGCGCAGCGAAGGTCGATGCAATTCGGGAGCATGATGCAAGGGCTCGGGCGGTGGAATAG